One region of Acropora muricata isolate sample 2 chromosome 13, ASM3666990v1, whole genome shotgun sequence genomic DNA includes:
- the LOC136896102 gene encoding uncharacterized protein: MAVLRISYFVMFFSALLWTEGESCSNGVYPESGFALVDHVFKSLHVDHLVSCYISCTAQPSCQSLNYNPGDKTCQLNNDTKYFRPKYFVEKPTFVYADNPSSEHPWRKLNSVPMCFGPNTDQFSRFRVTFGGSIRAVKLVHLYGLVTCKEGVYNWAKWGCGVNEERIRIFISDASNNILLPMAHPLQTYSIPGYDSHSNEIAFSGFSSPLHLLSGQELRLMFKPDGSDYNNAGETCADVYAKYA; the protein is encoded by the exons ATGGCAGTTTTGCGCATaagttattttgttatgttttttagTGCTCTGTTGTGGACAGAAGGAGAATCGTGCAGCAACGGAGTGTATCCAGAAAGCGGATTTGCTCTTGTTGACCACGTATTTAAATCATTGCATGTTGACCATTTGGTGTCTTGTTACATATCTTGTACTGCGCAACCATCTTGTCAAAGTCTGAACTACAATCCTGGTGACAAGACTTGCCAATTGAACAACGACACTAAATATTTTCGGCCCAAGTATTTTGTGGAGAAACCAACGTTCGTTTATGCTGACAACCCCAGCTCAG AACATCCTTGGCGAAAGTTGAATTCAGTACCCATGTGTTTTGGTCCCAACACTGACCAGTTTAGCCGGTTTCGTGTTACATTTGGAGGTTCTATTCGAGCTGTCAAACTGGTTCACCTCTATGGTCTGGTGACTTGCAAAGAAGGAGTATATAATTGGGCGAAATGGGGATGTGGCGTGAACGAAGAGAGAATACGTATCTTCATATCAGACGCATCCAACAACATTCTTCTACCAATGGCTCATCCTTTACAAACATACAGCATTCCCGGCTATGATTCGCATTCCAACGAGATAGCCTTCAGTGGTTTCTCGAGTCCACTTCATCTGCTCTCTGGACAAGAGTTAAGACTAATGTTCAAGCCGGATGGAAGTGATTACAATAATGCAGGAGAAACATGCGCTGATGTCTACGCCAAGTACGCGTAG
- the LOC136896919 gene encoding MORN repeat-containing protein 5-like, whose translation MEYTGSNYEGDFKNGRMEGQGEYQLPPSLETKYVGEMKDGMFHGKGTLFFSNGSKYVGKWDKGIAVEGKYTFADGLEYNTDDWEYCDEYDRRFYTEICHGLKPAGRSQLTNRIPPREIPDGCYDSGDGFYNPLTRVVVDYEHKFLRNADDDEHDWILKTCRKGWDENVGYRPDLIK comes from the exons ATGGAATACACAGGAAGCAATTACGAAGGAGACTTTAAAAATGGAAG AATGGAAGGTCAGGGCGAATACCAGCTTCCGCCATCGCTCGAGACGAAATATGTTGGCGAGATGAAGGATGGAAT GTTTCATGGAAAAGGAACTCTATTTTTCTCAAATGGAAGCAAGTATGTTGGAAAATGGGACAAAGGGATTGCAGTAGAG GGAAAATACACTTTCGCAGATGGTTTGGAGTACAACACAGATGACTGGGAATACTGTGATGAGTATGACAGACGGTTCTACACTGAGATATGCCATGGACTGAAACCAGCAG GTCGTTCTCAACTCACAAATCGCATCCCACCTCGCGAAATTCCAGATGGCTGTTACGACTCTGGTGATGGCTTCTACAATCCTCTCACCAGAGTGGTCGTTGATTATGAGCATAAATTCCTCAGAAATGCAG ACGATGACGAACATGATTGGATCCTAAAGACCTGCAGAAAAGGCTGGGATGAAAATGTTGGCTACAGGCCAGATCTCATAAAATGA